From the Gemmatimonadota bacterium genome, the window CCGTCGAAATGCATGGTAACCGTGACGATGACCAGTATGGCGCCTCCGAGCATGAGCAGGGTCTGAAGCGTGTCGGTGATTACGACTGCCCGCAGGCCGCCCAGCGACGTGTAAATGACCGCGACGAGCCCGGTAACCAGCGTAATGACGGGGATCCAGTCATCGCCCACGCCCAGCATGACGGTCATGGCCTTGGCGGACAGGTAGATCAACAGGGCCATCCAGACCAGCCGGAGCAGGATGAACATCACCGCGCCAAGCAGGCGGATGCCCAGGCCGAGCCTGTCCTCCAGCAGTTCATAGGCGCTCGTCACGCGCGTCCGCATGTAAACGGGAATCAGTCCGTAGCCCACCACCAGGAAGATGATCGGAATCGTCAGATAGTTGAGCATCCAGACGGGCCCCTTGCCTATGGCCTCGCCCGGAATGGACAGGTAGGAGATGGTACTGAGCAGGGTAGCGAACAGCGAGAAGCCGATCAGCGTCGGCGGCATGCGCCCCCCGCCGGTAAAATACTCACGGACCGTGCTTTGCCTGCGGCTGTAGTAGTAACCCAGCGCGATGGTCGCGAGGGCGTATCCTACGATGATGGTCCAGTCGACGAAAGTCAGTCCGCCGGAGGGC encodes:
- a CDS encoding sodium-coupled permease, which codes for MPSGGLTFVDWTIIVGYALATIALGYYYSRRQSTVREYFTGGGRMPPTLIGFSLFATLLSTISYLSIPGEAIGKGPVWMLNYLTIPIIFLVVGYGLIPVYMRTRVTSAYELLEDRLGLGIRLLGAVMFILLRLVWMALLIYLSAKAMTVMLGVGDDWIPVITLVTGLVAVIYTSLGGLRAVVITDTLQTLLMLGGAILVIVTVTMHFDGFGWIPSSWQPHWDAQPVFSLDPSVRLTVIGSMMASMTWAIATAGGDQTVVQRFMATTDARAARRSYLTQQLVGLCIGVTLWVAGFALLGFFQAQPDLLPAGADLDGQADHVFPH